In Fluviispira sanaruensis, a genomic segment contains:
- a CDS encoding tetratricopeptide repeat protein — MTVGNLDHLKAVVIDDQLNMRKAVNRILEKTGQFTVEDFPNARDAISFLKTHSVDIVITDIYMQQGDGFEVLAFIRNRTMQNDIPVLFFSGEATKEDIIRSVDLGVSDYILKPFETNDIIQKVITLIDKYKHPPEDIKTLRNAEKLYLNEKYQEAKNEFLKIINGGKLSAQLMCGLALAESKLGNVTKSLEYIKEAIKINSMYFPAYSTAADILLSLKRKTEAIPYLEKELKINAKQPHRRILLADLYLEQKKTESSDLALSHMKLALQDSPSDEIVLLKYADIMKIMGNFEKSVHYCMKARRQNPSSTKSIMQLANMYISEGKEIKAVGLFTDLINKNSNQYDIYLCRSKIYEKMEDFEKAMSDLNKIPTTNHHLRVEVLKAKGRVFAKMNKLPDAIAACEEVASMEPTADNLARVGLLFIRMKNYRSALGWYEQSTIMEPNHSKYIYNLGCCYEALRDKAKAIQCYELSLKLDPQARETQVALARMKGKALPSNLNNQKNSKFPQKAS; from the coding sequence ATGACTGTTGGCAATCTCGATCATCTAAAAGCAGTTGTGATAGATGATCAATTAAATATGAGAAAAGCAGTGAATAGAATTCTCGAAAAAACGGGGCAATTCACTGTTGAAGATTTTCCCAATGCTCGGGATGCGATTTCTTTTTTAAAAACTCACAGTGTAGATATTGTGATAACTGATATTTATATGCAGCAAGGTGACGGTTTCGAGGTTCTTGCTTTTATCCGCAATCGTACTATGCAAAACGATATTCCAGTTTTATTTTTTTCAGGAGAAGCAACAAAAGAAGATATTATACGGAGCGTAGACTTAGGAGTGTCTGATTATATTTTAAAACCTTTTGAGACAAATGATATTATCCAAAAAGTAATAACTTTAATTGATAAGTATAAACACCCTCCGGAAGATATTAAAACTTTAAGAAATGCTGAAAAATTGTATTTAAATGAAAAGTATCAAGAGGCAAAAAATGAGTTTTTAAAAATTATAAATGGAGGAAAACTAAGTGCGCAGCTTATGTGTGGATTAGCGCTTGCTGAATCAAAGCTAGGCAATGTGACAAAGTCTCTAGAATACATAAAAGAGGCAATAAAAATAAATAGTATGTATTTTCCAGCGTATTCAACTGCGGCAGATATTTTGCTTTCCCTGAAAAGAAAAACGGAAGCAATTCCATATTTAGAAAAAGAATTAAAAATAAATGCAAAACAACCACATAGAAGAATTCTTTTGGCTGATCTCTACTTAGAACAGAAAAAAACAGAAAGCAGTGATTTAGCCTTGTCACATATGAAACTAGCATTACAAGATAGTCCAAGTGATGAAATCGTTTTATTAAAATATGCAGATATTATGAAAATTATGGGGAATTTTGAAAAATCAGTTCATTATTGCATGAAGGCAAGAAGGCAAAATCCATCAAGTACTAAATCGATTATGCAGTTGGCAAATATGTATATTTCTGAAGGTAAAGAAATAAAAGCAGTTGGGTTGTTTACGGATTTAATTAATAAGAATTCAAATCAATATGATATTTATTTGTGTCGATCAAAGATATACGAAAAAATGGAAGATTTTGAAAAAGCTATGTCAGATCTTAATAAAATTCCGACTACAAATCATCATTTGCGAGTCGAGGTTTTAAAAGCAAAAGGTCGGGTATTTGCTAAAATGAACAAACTTCCAGATGCAATTGCCGCATGTGAAGAAGTTGCCAGCATGGAACCCACTGCAGACAATTTAGCAAGAGTTGGTTTATTATTTATTAGAATGAAGAATTATCGCAGTGCGCTCGGTTGGTATGAGCAATCGACAATTATGGAACCCAATCATTCAAAATACATTTATAATTTAGGTTGTTGTTATGAAGCACTACGAGATAAAGCAAAAGCAATTCAATGCTATGAACTTTCATTAAAACTTGATCCTCAAGCACGTGAAACTCAAGTAGCGTTAGCGCGTATGAAAGGAAAAGCGCTTCCTTCTAACTTGAATAATCAAAAAAATTCTAAATTTCCGCAAAAAGCAAGTTAA
- a CDS encoding CheR family methyltransferase gives MTDTEPKNPLAHDVLMTDVKGYEVLAKKLFEHTGIFMDPCEKNYSLMSNRMQKILKKYNCQNYQDFINIINTNNSEAKEDFYQALTTNTTQFFRENEHFIFLKGKMPEIESYILAEKRKEIRIWCAAASTGEEPYTILMCVLESLNPLSNITVKITATDINTLVLEKAKLGVYKKELLESVSPALVLKYFERNANTGEEFLQIKEKYRCMIEFSKFNLNAESYLFINKFDIIFCRNVLIYFTHKAVEEVIVKLSRCLDKKGYLFIAHSEAIMGERLTLKSIAPSVYQLK, from the coding sequence GTGACTGATACAGAACCTAAAAATCCATTAGCTCATGATGTCCTTATGACTGATGTCAAGGGGTATGAAGTTTTGGCAAAAAAGTTATTTGAACACACTGGAATTTTTATGGATCCATGCGAAAAAAATTATTCTCTCATGTCTAATCGAATGCAAAAAATCTTAAAAAAATACAACTGCCAAAATTATCAAGATTTTATTAATATAATAAATACAAACAATAGCGAAGCTAAAGAAGATTTTTACCAAGCGCTTACAACAAATACGACCCAATTTTTTAGAGAAAATGAACACTTTATTTTTTTGAAAGGAAAGATGCCTGAAATTGAAAGTTATATACTTGCCGAAAAAAGAAAAGAAATAAGAATTTGGTGTGCAGCTGCAAGTACAGGGGAAGAGCCTTACACGATATTAATGTGCGTTCTAGAATCTTTAAATCCATTAAGTAATATCACAGTGAAAATTACAGCAACAGACATTAATACACTGGTCTTAGAAAAAGCAAAACTTGGTGTTTATAAAAAAGAATTATTAGAAAGCGTTAGCCCGGCACTCGTTTTAAAATATTTTGAGAGGAATGCTAATACTGGTGAAGAATTTCTCCAGATAAAAGAAAAATATAGATGTATGATTGAGTTTTCAAAGTTCAATTTGAATGCAGAATCTTATTTGTTTATAAATAAATTTGATATTATTTTCTGTAGAAATGTTCTTATTTATTTTACTCATAAAGCGGTTGAGGAAGTCATAGTAAAATTATCAAGATGTCTTGATAAAAAAGGATACTTATTTATTGCTCACTCTGAAGCAATTATGGGTGAGAGATTAACTTTAAAGTCAATTGCGCCTTCTGTGTATCAACTTAAATAA
- a CDS encoding Hsp70 family protein yields MNVLQFKKKNKENNRNNSYSSESYPKSPQGASAIGIDLGTTNSVVSVFSNGASHPVTLEYENSYLVPSMIFFNKNENENFVGNKAKLQNEITPVEVIKSTKRSMGKNNALFESNGKQYTAEDAATLVLNYLVSHPTLQEEKEKFGGIWAVITVPAHFDDAARLATVAAAEKAGIHVLRIVNEPTAAALAYSMMPEDKKTEKETLAVFDLGGGTFDVSIVDRDGLVFNVLSSEGDVHLGGDDIDEAIANSLVDKVHPQLVARRSSKSSELYRNLILLAERAKKALQSEGLYQVQANDLDGKGSSIETELSRENFDEMVAPILQRTLFLTESAMHAAKRNPKYISRILLVGGSTRLVLVRKMLSDYFACIVDARLEPDLAVSWGASLQAAIIIGIQPDTILVDVCSHSLGIGVVENTEAINENFKTVAKKFGIPYPISEQELHRKLGARIEDFNNELQKLLHVAPILHRNSALPARRSEFFNTIYHNQHAVHVVVVQGEGDIVGENRLIGSFLFELEQPCPKGTRCEIQLTYDVNGMVHVFARQLGTKNEAKAQFDSRTGEVTGWTSLNLDDEDQFTDNEKLHNVDEIYEKKSTTKQLEKAMSHENIVSFPFGRKKEDLQKAELSAYECEPEIVNALILRAKRYLNKIQKENKEYNLILESLKKYSSLLLKAQQGHENDEDIELVETNLLALLEGK; encoded by the coding sequence ATGAATGTTCTTCAGTTCAAGAAAAAAAATAAAGAAAATAATAGAAATAATAGTTACAGCTCGGAATCATATCCGAAGAGTCCTCAAGGAGCTTCAGCGATTGGAATCGATCTTGGTACTACGAATTCGGTTGTTTCAGTCTTTTCGAATGGAGCAAGCCATCCTGTTACTTTAGAATATGAAAATTCATATCTCGTCCCATCCATGATTTTTTTTAATAAAAATGAAAATGAAAATTTTGTGGGTAATAAAGCTAAACTGCAAAATGAAATAACTCCTGTTGAAGTGATAAAAAGCACAAAAAGGAGTATGGGGAAAAATAATGCTTTATTTGAATCTAACGGAAAGCAATATACTGCTGAAGATGCTGCAACATTAGTGTTAAATTACTTAGTTTCACATCCCACTTTACAAGAAGAAAAAGAAAAATTTGGCGGGATTTGGGCTGTCATCACTGTTCCTGCTCATTTTGATGATGCTGCTCGTTTGGCTACAGTTGCTGCAGCAGAAAAAGCAGGCATTCATGTCCTAAGAATTGTGAATGAGCCCACTGCGGCCGCTCTAGCATACAGCATGATGCCTGAAGATAAAAAAACAGAAAAAGAAACCCTTGCCGTCTTTGATTTGGGCGGTGGTACTTTTGATGTGAGTATTGTTGATCGAGATGGTCTAGTCTTCAACGTTTTAAGCAGTGAAGGTGACGTGCATTTAGGTGGTGATGATATCGACGAAGCAATAGCAAACTCACTTGTCGATAAAGTTCATCCGCAATTGGTAGCACGGCGTTCCTCAAAATCTTCTGAACTTTATAGAAATTTAATATTATTAGCAGAACGGGCTAAAAAAGCTTTGCAATCCGAAGGACTTTATCAAGTCCAAGCAAATGATCTTGATGGAAAAGGATCATCGATTGAAACTGAGTTGAGCCGCGAGAATTTTGATGAAATGGTTGCTCCTATTTTGCAAAGGACTTTATTTTTAACAGAAAGTGCTATGCATGCAGCAAAAAGAAATCCAAAATATATTTCTCGGATATTGCTTGTCGGAGGTAGCACACGCCTCGTTTTAGTGCGCAAAATGTTATCAGATTATTTTGCTTGTATTGTCGATGCTCGATTAGAACCTGATCTCGCTGTCAGTTGGGGAGCATCGTTGCAAGCAGCCATCATTATTGGTATTCAACCTGATACGATTTTAGTTGATGTTTGTAGCCATTCTTTAGGTATTGGAGTGGTTGAAAATACAGAAGCTATAAATGAAAATTTTAAAACTGTGGCGAAAAAATTTGGCATACCTTATCCAATTTCAGAGCAAGAACTGCATCGAAAACTGGGGGCGCGTATCGAAGATTTTAATAATGAATTGCAAAAATTATTGCATGTAGCCCCCATTTTACATCGGAATAGCGCTTTACCAGCAAGAAGATCCGAATTTTTTAATACAATATATCACAATCAACATGCAGTTCACGTCGTCGTCGTGCAAGGCGAAGGTGATATTGTTGGAGAAAATAGATTAATTGGTTCATTTTTGTTTGAACTCGAACAGCCGTGCCCTAAAGGAACACGCTGCGAAATTCAATTAACTTACGATGTAAATGGTATGGTGCATGTTTTTGCAAGACAACTCGGTACAAAAAATGAAGCTAAAGCTCAATTTGACAGTAGGACGGGCGAAGTGACTGGTTGGACATCGCTTAACCTTGACGACGAAGATCAGTTTACTGATAATGAAAAATTGCATAATGTTGATGAAATCTATGAAAAAAAGTCTACAACTAAGCAGCTCGAAAAGGCTATGTCACATGAAAATATTGTTAGTTTTCCCTTTGGTCGAAAAAAAGAAGATTTACAAAAAGCAGAATTATCTGCATATGAATGTGAACCTGAGATTGTAAATGCCTTAATATTACGGGCGAAAAGGTATTTAAATAAAATTCAAAAAGAAAATAAAGAGTATAATCTCATTTTAGAAAGTTTAAAAAAATATTCATCTTTGCTTTTAAAAGCGCAGCAAGGTCATGAAAATGATGAAGACATAGAGTTGGTTGAAACAAATTTGCTTGCTTTATTGGAAGGAAAATAA
- a CDS encoding C1 family peptidase, with the protein MRNFSKAKAVISSFALLSIAAYAAGSENYPRYTVEGSQSVTIPAGVDPFELNTDLEALTGYKTIKLMTIMPSAEMLAENDLALSAFKEKIGAEPNYSTIVPFSQSPGAVDLGMNNVPVLNQGQYGTCVTFAATAALDARLSVGDYIDQQCSLALNKNLGDDFWNGAYTAVQILQPLKTYGIIPKSKCFGSTYPTPSQKVSPTQYQSTSDKSQAANINWTYVGKRDINAVKTALKNGHRVAIGSLLSTADSTGVNGFSFKINGKKTNGGLWACDQPGSRNYCGRSNAGHEIVIIGFDDNQKLFKIRNSWGAGVGDSGDYYMSYNFFNVMEMDHTEVK; encoded by the coding sequence ATGCGTAATTTTTCGAAAGCAAAAGCTGTCATATCGTCTTTCGCTCTTTTATCAATTGCTGCATACGCAGCAGGAAGCGAGAATTATCCTCGCTACACTGTAGAAGGTAGCCAAAGTGTAACTATTCCTGCAGGAGTGGATCCTTTTGAATTAAATACAGATTTAGAAGCTTTAACTGGTTATAAAACAATCAAACTCATGACTATTATGCCCTCGGCAGAAATGCTTGCTGAGAATGATTTAGCTCTTAGTGCATTTAAAGAAAAAATAGGCGCAGAACCGAACTACAGCACCATAGTCCCATTTAGCCAATCACCTGGAGCAGTCGATCTTGGCATGAACAACGTTCCTGTTCTCAATCAAGGCCAATATGGAACCTGTGTAACGTTTGCTGCCACTGCAGCCTTGGACGCAAGATTATCTGTTGGTGATTATATAGACCAACAATGCAGTCTCGCTCTCAATAAAAACCTTGGCGATGACTTTTGGAATGGTGCGTACACAGCGGTGCAAATTCTTCAACCTTTAAAAACTTACGGCATTATCCCTAAAAGCAAATGCTTTGGCTCAACCTATCCTACACCAAGCCAAAAAGTTTCTCCTACTCAATATCAAAGCACGAGCGACAAGAGTCAAGCAGCTAATATCAATTGGACTTATGTAGGTAAAAGAGACATTAATGCCGTGAAAACTGCTCTTAAAAACGGACATAGAGTGGCAATTGGCTCATTGCTCTCCACCGCTGACAGCACAGGAGTCAATGGCTTTAGTTTTAAAATCAATGGCAAAAAAACCAATGGCGGTCTCTGGGCATGTGATCAACCAGGCAGCAGAAACTATTGCGGACGTAGCAATGCAGGCCACGAAATTGTTATCATTGGCTTTGATGACAACCAAAAACTTTTCAAAATTCGTAACTCTTGGGGAGCAGGAGTGGGTGATTCTGGCGACTACTATATGAGCTACAATTTCTTCAATGTCATGGAAATGGACCATACTGAAGTAAAGTAA
- a CDS encoding phosphatidate cytidylyltransferase, with the protein MLKTRLTTAAICSAVIIYILSFSPISLFYPLFVTVTTIAIFLSGTEYAALRWNILDGTNNIEQPRPKLKAKHFAVGFSYSFLIITFSLSNVIFASEPQKILIIPITWVFLCFFVAAAFIYRRAHDMHTASNKLLNVIAGFIYLALPAVCLTNLSLIQFEGSYRSAQLYFCLATVFMGDTGAYFIGSKFGKHKLIPKVSPKKSVEGALGGLLFSGLTALILTHLFNLPFPPWFSILVGVSMGIAGQIGDLMESAFKRAGKYKDSGNLLPGHGGILDRIDSLILGVPVAFLFFSLYK; encoded by the coding sequence ATGCTTAAAACGCGACTGACAACGGCTGCAATTTGTTCTGCAGTCATAATTTATATCCTCAGTTTCTCTCCTATTTCTCTTTTTTATCCTCTTTTCGTAACTGTAACAACAATCGCAATTTTTCTATCTGGAACTGAATATGCAGCTCTCCGTTGGAATATTTTAGATGGAACAAATAATATTGAACAGCCAAGACCCAAACTAAAAGCAAAACATTTTGCGGTTGGATTCTCCTATTCTTTTTTAATTATCACATTTTCCCTTTCAAATGTTATTTTTGCCAGTGAACCGCAAAAAATTCTCATTATTCCAATAACTTGGGTGTTCCTCTGCTTTTTTGTCGCTGCTGCATTTATTTATCGCAGAGCACATGATATGCACACGGCCTCAAACAAACTTCTCAATGTGATTGCAGGTTTTATTTATTTAGCTCTTCCTGCGGTTTGTTTAACAAATCTTAGTCTTATTCAATTTGAAGGATCTTATCGCAGTGCTCAACTGTATTTTTGTCTTGCTACAGTATTTATGGGTGATACAGGTGCTTATTTTATAGGTTCTAAATTTGGAAAACATAAACTCATTCCTAAAGTTTCCCCGAAAAAAAGTGTCGAAGGTGCGCTAGGTGGGCTCTTATTTAGTGGACTAACAGCACTTATTTTAACGCATCTTTTTAACCTTCCATTTCCGCCATGGTTCTCCATTCTTGTAGGTGTTTCTATGGGTATTGCAGGTCAAATTGGTGACCTTATGGAAAGCGCTTTTAAACGTGCTGGAAAATACAAAGACAGTGGCAATTTACTTCCTGGCCATGGGGGTATTCTCGACCGCATTGATTCTCTTATTCTTGGCGTTCCTGTCGCATTTTTGTTTTTTTCACTATATAAATGA
- a CDS encoding c-type cytochrome, producing MKAPARVLLISTLVSVLVIGVALYRYNLILKGDGSKAPTVDAILPEVTGESANADVGKLPASKQSEKSESAKPAVGKAPTAKQLENGKKLYAQTTCGVCHGADGKADTPTAKAMKATDLTSGKFKHNKTNLDPVAYIAKVIAEGVPGTGMASFKAQLPEPSARMDLAEYVHSLSGK from the coding sequence ATGAAAGCTCCAGCGCGGGTACTGCTTATTTCTACACTTGTTTCAGTTTTAGTGATTGGTGTTGCTCTTTATCGCTATAATCTTATTTTAAAAGGTGATGGTTCTAAAGCACCAACTGTAGATGCTATTTTACCAGAAGTAACAGGCGAAAGTGCAAATGCGGATGTTGGTAAATTACCAGCTTCAAAGCAGTCTGAAAAAAGTGAAAGTGCAAAACCAGCTGTTGGAAAAGCTCCTACAGCAAAACAGTTGGAAAATGGTAAAAAACTTTATGCTCAAACCACTTGTGGCGTTTGTCATGGTGCGGATGGCAAAGCAGACACTCCTACAGCAAAAGCTATGAAAGCGACAGATTTAACTTCTGGTAAATTCAAACATAATAAAACAAATTTAGATCCAGTTGCCTATATTGCTAAAGTGATAGCTGAAGGAGTTCCTGGAACAGGGATGGCAAGCTTTAAAGCTCAATTGCCAGAACCCAGTGCTAGAATGGATTTAGCTGAATATGTTCATTCTTTGTCAGGAAAATAA
- a CDS encoding response regulator, with protein MSILKDKIVLVVDDEIDLREMLIFELQNIGAKTLEAKNGKEALGIVKNEKIDLIISDVRMPGGNGIEFLDETKKISLNKPVFIFITAYSDNTREELHAHGVEGLFAKPFDLLYLLSSLEWFMLTPEDRYALKPKEKIIDENIYKISAKDCNDFRMGRGGAMIPTNTILLNAGAFINFQIQLKGGEEISGIGEIVWNGALNHNGEYCAGLEFKYFSDSTREFAIHTLMNHKCLEYIPQRSTKID; from the coding sequence ATGAGCATTTTAAAAGATAAAATTGTCCTCGTTGTTGATGATGAAATTGATCTAAGAGAAATGCTCATTTTTGAACTACAAAATATTGGGGCTAAAACTCTTGAAGCGAAGAATGGTAAAGAAGCATTAGGTATAGTGAAAAATGAAAAAATCGATCTTATAATCAGTGATGTTCGCATGCCAGGCGGAAATGGCATAGAGTTTTTAGACGAAACCAAGAAGATCAGCCTCAATAAACCCGTTTTTATTTTTATTACAGCTTATTCAGATAACACAAGAGAAGAGTTACATGCCCATGGTGTGGAAGGACTTTTTGCCAAACCATTCGACCTCCTTTACCTTCTCAGTTCCTTAGAGTGGTTTATGCTCACTCCTGAAGATCGTTATGCTTTAAAACCCAAAGAAAAAATTATAGATGAAAATATTTATAAAATATCCGCTAAAGATTGCAATGATTTTCGCATGGGACGAGGAGGAGCAATGATTCCTACCAATACGATATTATTGAATGCGGGCGCATTCATAAATTTTCAAATTCAATTAAAAGGTGGAGAAGAAATTTCAGGAATTGGAGAAATCGTTTGGAATGGAGCTCTCAATCACAATGGAGAATACTGCGCAGGATTAGAGTTTAAATACTTTTCAGATTCTACAAGAGAATTTGCGATTCATACGTTAATGAATCACAAATGTCTCGAATATATTCCACAAAGATCAACAAAAATTGATTAG
- a CDS encoding DsbA family protein → MNIDDKRNSSMSPLKSVGFIVGGIVLGSLLTAGIMISKYNKKAVDVSDAVGQPLFIVDGKTWKTNELPGDSRMEYFDLENNIFNARQAIASKTALRLALSKDLGKPITPENIAKIEELLPIQSVTEIDARTFYDQNVAKWGVGFFGGKSYEEIKEQLRQQMTHEKSRELVATKTKEFEDTGRIKVLLKAPSAPPVKLNLSGFPVRGNANSSKVLVVVADYLCTHCRESEEAIEKIYQEFSQKVKFVHVSYPLAPQGLSGALARGAYCATEQGEKEFWDYQKVAFAIPFAKMQPPSLMEPEKAFNRETIELAKSVKLNVEQFTSCLESENARKYIDIVRDQFNENVGFSGTPAFYLNGSLIQVSPQKLAATLKLALN, encoded by the coding sequence ATGAACATAGATGATAAGAGGAATTCAAGCATGAGTCCTTTAAAAAGTGTCGGATTTATTGTTGGTGGCATCGTTCTTGGAAGTTTATTGACAGCTGGAATAATGATTTCTAAATATAATAAAAAAGCTGTCGATGTTTCCGATGCTGTTGGCCAACCTCTTTTTATTGTGGATGGTAAAACTTGGAAAACCAATGAATTGCCAGGTGACTCGCGTATGGAGTATTTTGATTTAGAAAATAATATCTTCAATGCTCGTCAAGCAATAGCAAGCAAAACTGCGCTTCGTCTTGCTTTATCTAAAGATTTAGGAAAGCCTATTACTCCAGAAAATATTGCAAAGATTGAAGAGTTATTACCTATTCAAAGTGTTACAGAAATCGATGCCAGAACATTTTATGATCAGAATGTGGCAAAGTGGGGGGTAGGTTTTTTTGGTGGTAAAAGCTATGAAGAAATTAAAGAGCAATTGCGCCAACAGATGACACACGAAAAGTCGAGAGAATTGGTTGCTACGAAAACAAAAGAATTTGAGGATACTGGTAGAATAAAAGTATTATTAAAAGCGCCTTCAGCACCACCCGTGAAGTTGAATTTATCAGGATTTCCGGTGAGGGGAAATGCGAACTCATCGAAAGTGCTCGTAGTTGTGGCGGATTATTTATGCACTCATTGCAGAGAATCGGAAGAGGCAATTGAGAAAATCTACCAAGAATTTTCTCAAAAAGTCAAATTTGTTCATGTTTCCTATCCACTCGCGCCTCAAGGCCTCAGTGGTGCTTTAGCGCGCGGAGCCTATTGTGCAACAGAACAGGGAGAGAAAGAATTTTGGGATTATCAAAAAGTGGCTTTTGCCATTCCTTTTGCAAAAATGCAGCCACCAAGTTTAATGGAACCAGAAAAGGCATTTAATCGCGAAACAATAGAATTAGCTAAATCTGTCAAGTTAAACGTAGAACAGTTTACGTCTTGCCTTGAGTCAGAAAATGCAAGAAAATATATAGATATTGTTCGCGATCAGTTTAACGAAAATGTAGGTTTTTCTGGGACACCGGCATTTTATTTAAATGGAAGTTTAATTCAGGTAAGTCCACAAAAACTTGCCGCTACTTTAAAGTTAGCTTTAAATTGA